The following nucleotide sequence is from Pagrus major chromosome 16, Pma_NU_1.0.
GGATTTAAACCAGCAACGTGGATCTTTAGGTTATCAGGACAATCCCTTTAAGATTCATTTCAACCTTACCGTGACCTCTTCAGTGTGTAGTAAGTTCACagtatttaaagaaaagtttgCCAGACGTGTCTTTTGTCTGTACCTCATAGCTGTGCTTTGCGACGCAGCACGTAGCCTCCGAGGTGATGTTCTTTGGGATCGTCATCGTCTTCATGGCCTTGAGAGGTGTTGGGTACGCTCTGGAGAAGCAGCAGCCCATGCACTGATAGACCGGACGATCCCTCGAGAAAACACTGTTCTTTCTCAGCGTGCACTCCTCACAGCCCACTGGAGAAAGACAATACAGGATTTATCACCAAAATCAAAAACTACCGATCACGGACAGCTTGTGATATAGTGCCAGAGCACATTTGAGGTTAAAGGCACAGTGTGCGGTCTTTGTGAATGGAGACACTCACATTAAAGTTACATTTCAACAATCAATTTGTGTCACACATCTTACTGTTTGATAAGTCAGTGTTGGGGTAAGAATCAGCTACATAAAGGAGAAaagacaagagaagaagagacagtcCAGCAGATTTCACCGAGCCCATCGTGGTTGCAGTAGTTACCTAAAAAtacagagaggaaaatgaaaatgctcaATCAAAAATCTGTTGGATCAAAGCACGAGTaagtcagac
It contains:
- the cga gene encoding glycoprotein hormones alpha chain, whose amino-acid sequence is MKRVLSLNMVTTATTMGSVKSAGLSLLLLSFLLYVADSYPNTDLSNMGCEECTLRKNSVFSRDRPVYQCMGCCFSRAYPTPLKAMKTMTIPKNITSEATCCVAKHSYETEVAGIRVRNHTDCHCSTCYFHKI